The Trichomycterus rosablanca isolate fTriRos1 chromosome 22, fTriRos1.hap1, whole genome shotgun sequence genome has a window encoding:
- the ramp2 gene encoding receptor activity-modifying protein 2 — MILTFNGLQALVPSPGPSTWTEGHDGLNDAPALLGTQTTPLTTKSVTAQEKSDLCELYRSVCNQSQLLTAQCYQALLPYCGLNFREEMAAINNSDWCVWDTVKNPYNKFTVCTETVAECLLFPWPNRQVEKLFVKIHSHYFQDCPTETLRDPPPNVIFALVVTPILLIPAMVVLVVMKTKNGDRRS; from the exons ATGATTTTAACGTTTAATGGACTACAGGCACTGGTTCCCAGTCCAGGCCCTTCCACATGGACAGAAGGACATGATG GTCTGAACGACGCCCCCGCCCTCCTGGGAACCCAAACCACACCGCTAACCACAAAAA GCGTCACAGCTCAGGAGAAATCAG ACCTGTGTGAACTGTACCGCTCAGTATGTAACCAGTCACAACTGCTCACGGCCCAGTGCTATCAAGCTTTACTCCCGTACTGCGGATTAAATTTTAGAGAGGAAATGGCTGCTATCAACAACTCCGACTGGTGTGTGTGGGACACGGTGAAAAA TCCCTATAACAAGTTCACGGTGTGCACGGAGACGGTGGCAGAGTGCCTGCTGTTTCCATGGCCCAACAGACAGGTGGAGAAGCTCTTTGTAAAAATCCACTCGCATTATTTCCAGGATTGTCCCACAGAGACGCTGCGGGATCCACCGCCCAACGTCATCTTCGCCCTCGTCGTGACCCCCATATTACTCATACCGGCCATGGTGGTCTTGGTGGTGATGAAGACCAAAAACGGTGACAGGAGGTCGTAA